A part of Neodiprion pinetum isolate iyNeoPine1 chromosome 4, iyNeoPine1.2, whole genome shotgun sequence genomic DNA contains:
- the Ns3 gene encoding large subunit GTPase 1 homolog: protein MGKKNKSGGNLGRALIKDRFGSMKGKKTAGDSSMLHTAEINDGYDWGRLNLQSVTEESSFQEFLSTAELAGTEFQAEKLNVMFVNPKSGIGLLSKEEKAKVLESHEENKKLLKIPRRPAWDQTTTAYELQVKEKEEFLEWRRQLALLQEDKGLMLTPYEKNLEFWRQLWRVVERSDVVVQIVDARNPLLFRCEDLEVYVKEVNKNKLNMILLNKADFLTEHQRQAWADYFSEKNMRVAFFSATLAADEKDPEELSKESDDRNDMDEESSEDDDDHSQYTSNLDSENGSEASSDTEYESAEDGFTDTVQNPQQSYHNIKENPAEPLHETSKLNASKDNDSVCNTTVESDKRIENSSELLTREKLIELLKNIYKGTTYQPGITTIGLVGYPNVGKSSTINALLMEKKVSVSATPGKTKHFQTIFLEKNLLLCDCPGLVMPSFICTKADMILNGILPIDQMRDHVPAVTLLGTLIPRHIIEDLYGFMLPPPLEGEDPTRPPTAEELLNAYGYNRGFMTQNGQPDNPRSARYVLKDYVNGRLLYCVAPPNLQQDMFHKFPERKKLSIVDRVLPPRAARAVKGVRVTTDDLDKAFFQKTIPGAHIRGKLGKTGGLPVRIGQSETDSLIGSTSNLTVGAKPWKQINKHSNKKKREKARRIYAHLDQH from the exons ATGGGCAAGAAGAATAAATCCGGCGGTAACCTGGGTCGAGCCCTAATCAAGGACCGCTTTGGGTCCatgaaagggaaaaaaacagCGGGTGATTCGTCGATG CTACATACAGCAGAGATCAACGATGGCTATGATTGGGGACGTCTCAATCTCCAATCCGTCACTGAAGAGAGTTCCTTCCAAGAGTTTCTCTCAACGGCAGAGCTTGCTGGAACTGAATTCCAGGCAGAGAAATTGAATGTTATGTTCGTCAATCCAAAAAGTGGCATCGGGTTGTTATCAAAGGAGGAGAAAGCCAAAGTCCTAGAGTCCCatgaggaaaacaaaaaacttttaaaaatacCTCGGAGACCGGCTTGGGATCAGACTACAACAGCTTACGAGTTGCAAGTAAAGGAGAAAGAAGAGTTTTTGGAATGGCGAAGACAGCTGGCACTCCTTCAGGAAGACAAAGGTCTCATGCTGACCCCTTATGAAAAGAATTTAGAATTTTGGAGACAACTCTGGCGAGTGGTCGAGCGGAGTGACGTCGTTGTCCAGATTGTAGATGCGAGGAATCCTCTCCTCTTTAGATGTGAAGATCTTGAGGTATATGTTAAGgaagtaaacaaaaataagCTCAACATGATCCTGCTGAACAAAGCTGATTTTCTAACTGAGCATCAAAGACAGGCATGGGCAGATTATTTTAGTGAGAAGAATATGAGGGTTGCATTCTTTTCAGCAACGCTTGCCGCTGATGAGAAAGATCCTGAAGAACTCTCGAAGGAAAGTGATGACAGAAATGATATGGATGAAGAAAGTAGcgaggatgatgatgatcatAGTCAGTATACCAGCAATCTCGATTCTGAGAATGGATCTGAAGCATCTTCGGATACTGAGTATGAAAGCGCTGAAGATGGCTTCACAGATACAGTACAGAATCCCCAGCAATCTTACCACAATATTAAAGAAAACCCTGCGGAACCTTTACACGAAACATCTAAACTAAATGCATCTAAAGACAATGACAGCGTTTGTAATACTACTGTTGAAAGTGATAAGCGAATTGAAAACTCTTCAGAATTACtaacgagagaaaaattaatagaaCTTTTGAAGAACATTTATAAGGGGACGACGTATCAGCCTGGAATTACTACAATTGGTTTGGTGGGTTATCCAAACGTTGGTAAGAGTTCGACGATCAATGCACTATTGATGGAAAAGAAAGTTTCCGTGTCGGCAACACctggaaaaacaaaacatttccAGACGATATTTCTCGAAAAAAATCTCCTCCTTTGCGACTGTCCTGGACTGGTTATGCCGAGCTTTATTTGTACTAAGGCGGACATGATTCTTAATGGTATATTACCAATCGATCAAATGCGAGACCATGTCCCTGCAGTCACTCTACTCGGTACCCTAATTCCAAGGCACATAATTGAAGACTTGTACGGCTTCATGCTACCTCCACCTTTGGAGGGAGAAGATCCTACTAGGCCACCCACTGCTGAGGAATTGCTAAACGCCTATGGAT ATAACAGAGGGTTCATGACACAGAATGGGCAACCCGACAATCCGAGGTCTGCTCGCTATGTATTGAAAGACTACGTGAATGGCAGATTACTATATTGTGTAGCACCACCAAACCTCCAGCAGGACATGTTTCACAAGTTTCCTGAGCGAAAGAAACTCAGTATAGTCGACAGAGTCCTACCACCTAGAGCTGCCAGGGCTGTGAAGGGTGTCAGGGTGACAACAGATGATTTGGATAAGGCGTTTTTCCAGAAAACAATACCAGGTGCTCATATCAGgggaaaacttggaaaaacTGGAGGCTTACCTGTTAGAATTGGGCAGAG TGAAACAGATTCTTTGATTGGTTCGACCTCAAATCTGACAGTGGGTGCAAAGCCGTGGAAACAGATCAATAAACACTCAAATAAGAAGAAACGTGAGAAAGCTAGACGAATCTATGCTCATCTTGATCAGCACTGA
- the Ssu72 gene encoding RNA polymerase II subunit A C-terminal domain phosphatase SSU72 has protein sequence MPAQNTISIAVICSSNMNRSMEAHAFLSKKGFNVKSFGTGDKVKLPGNAPDRPNIYDFGTSYEEIYNDLLTKDKQYYTQNGLLHMLDRNRRIKPRPERFQLSKDKFDILVTCEERVYDQVIECMEARSHEDNQPVHLINIDIQDNHEEATVGSFLICELVTVLSNSDDLDNDIDELLHDFEAKCARPILHTVLFY, from the exons ATGCCGGCACAAAATACGATAAGCATCGCAGTCATATGTTCGAGTAATATGAACAGAAGTATGGAAGCTCATGCATTTTTGAG CAAAAAGGGATTTAATGTAAAGTCTTTTGGCACTGGGGATAAGGTAAAGTTGCCAGGAAATGCTCCTGATCGTCCAAACATTTATGATTTTGGCACATCGTACGAAGAAATTTACAACGACTTGCTGACCAAAGATAAACAATA TTATACGCAAAATGGGTTACTTCACATGCTGGATAGAAATCGTCGGATAAAACCGAGACCTGAACGGTTTCAACTTTCCAAGGACAAATTTGATATTCTAGTTACATGCGAAGAGCGTGTTTATGATCAAGTCATCGAATGCATGGAAGCGAGAAGCCATGAAGATAATCAGCCCGTCCATCTTATCAACATTGATATTCAGGATAATCATGAGGAGGCCACGGTCGGCTCGTTCCTCATTTGCGAACTAGTCACAGTg TTATCCAACAGCGACGACCTGGACAACGACATAGATGAACTGCTTCATGATTTCGAAGCAAAATGTGCACGGCCCATATTACACACTGTGCTGTTCTACtga